A part of Desulfobacter sp. genomic DNA contains:
- a CDS encoding branched-chain amino acid ABC transporter permease — protein sequence MEYFIQQLINGLTLGGMYALIALGYTMVYGVIQLINFAHGEFFAAGGYAGAIALSYFAGLGYMDTHPILCLTGAFALAMAYCAYLAVGVEKIAYKPLRKASRLAALLSALGMSIFLSNGMMLTRGVYDAVYPSELFQGGFDFGMVTISYLQITIVSLTAALLIGLNILVFKTKIGMAMRATAQDKTMSALVAIGSNKIISLTFAIGAGLAAAAGIMYGLYYGSVKYDMGFVPGIKAFAAAVLGGIGNITGAMVGGLIIGMVEIFGAGYISGEYKDVFAFIILIGVLYFKPTGIMGENIDDTRV from the coding sequence ATGGAATATTTTATTCAGCAGTTGATTAACGGTTTGACCCTGGGCGGCATGTATGCGCTCATCGCACTGGGATATACCATGGTTTACGGTGTGATACAGCTCATCAACTTTGCCCACGGCGAGTTTTTTGCCGCAGGCGGATATGCGGGGGCCATCGCCCTGTCCTATTTTGCGGGACTGGGGTATATGGATACCCATCCGATACTCTGTCTGACCGGGGCCTTTGCCCTGGCCATGGCATATTGCGCCTATCTGGCCGTCGGGGTTGAAAAAATCGCGTATAAACCTTTAAGAAAAGCCTCGCGGCTGGCGGCGCTGCTGTCGGCACTGGGCATGTCCATTTTCCTGTCCAACGGTATGATGCTCACCCGGGGCGTATATGATGCGGTTTACCCTTCCGAGCTCTTCCAGGGCGGGTTTGATTTCGGTATGGTGACCATTTCTTATCTTCAGATCACCATTGTCTCCCTGACAGCGGCCCTGCTCATCGGGCTGAATATCCTGGTTTTCAAGACCAAGATCGGCATGGCCATGCGGGCAACGGCCCAGGATAAGACCATGTCGGCCCTGGTTGCCATCGGCTCCAACAAGATCATCTCCCTGACCTTTGCCATCGGCGCCGGCCTTGCGGCTGCCGCCGGCATCATGTACGGGCTCTACTACGGATCGGTGAAATACGACATGGGATTTGTTCCGGGGATCAAGGCCTTTGCCGCTGCGGTTCTGGGCGGGATCGGCAATATCACCGGGGCCATGGTCGGCGGCCTTATCATCGGCATGGTGGAAATCTTCGGTGCCGGGTATATCTCCGGGGAGTACAAGGATGTGTTTGCCTTTATCATCCTGATCGGCGTGCTTTATTTTAAACCTACTGGAATTATGGGCGAGAATATCGATGATACAAGAGTTTAA
- a CDS encoding branched-chain amino acid ABC transporter substrate-binding protein — MRKRVVSIVTLCLILVPFLCGGVYAKTLKIGSMSPLTGPYASDGTDIKNGVLTAIEVMEEMGGIPGYDKIQLFPQDTACDPRQAVAAANKLINLEVAGVVGAYCSSSTIPASDVLDEEDIIMITPASTNEKVTDRGLPYMFRMCGRDDDQAPAAAKFMKESLGAKTIFIVDDKTTYSQGLADGVADAAKSMGMNVVAHEHVNQGDKDFSAILTMAKKANADIFYMSLQGFSPAAMMTLQAKRLGMDSQIVTQDAVFQPRYMEVAKDAANGVFLTYGFTDPTTPEYKAFEKRYVPKYGKIAAYATYAYDAAMSLLKAIKAAGSTDSAKVKAELMKLDFQGVSKHVKFRANGDSGSSYIAFKVEGDKFVPYWEPVNGLIK; from the coding sequence ATGAGAAAAAGAGTTGTTTCAATCGTAACACTGTGCCTTATCCTGGTTCCCTTTCTGTGCGGCGGTGTCTATGCAAAGACGTTGAAGATCGGCTCCATGAGCCCCCTGACCGGGCCCTATGCCTCTGACGGCACAGATATCAAAAACGGCGTTCTTACTGCCATTGAAGTAATGGAAGAAATGGGGGGCATCCCCGGTTACGACAAAATCCAGCTGTTCCCCCAGGATACCGCATGCGACCCCAGACAGGCGGTTGCCGCAGCCAACAAGCTCATCAACCTTGAGGTGGCGGGCGTCGTCGGTGCCTATTGTTCCTCTTCCACCATCCCGGCCTCTGATGTTCTGGATGAAGAAGACATCATCATGATCACCCCGGCCTCCACCAACGAAAAGGTTACCGACCGCGGCCTTCCCTACATGTTCCGCATGTGCGGCCGTGACGACGACCAGGCACCGGCTGCCGCCAAGTTCATGAAAGAATCCCTGGGCGCCAAAACCATTTTCATCGTTGACGACAAGACCACCTATTCCCAGGGCCTGGCCGACGGCGTTGCCGATGCTGCCAAATCCATGGGCATGAACGTTGTGGCCCATGAGCATGTCAACCAGGGTGACAAAGACTTTTCCGCCATCCTGACCATGGCCAAAAAAGCCAATGCCGATATTTTCTACATGTCCCTTCAGGGTTTCTCTCCTGCGGCCATGATGACCCTGCAGGCCAAACGGCTGGGCATGGATTCCCAGATCGTTACCCAGGACGCAGTGTTCCAGCCCAGGTACATGGAAGTGGCCAAAGACGCTGCCAATGGCGTTTTCCTGACCTACGGATTTACCGATCCCACGACGCCTGAATACAAGGCCTTTGAAAAACGCTACGTGCCCAAGTACGGGAAGATCGCAGCCTATGCCACCTATGCCTACGACGCTGCCATGTCCCTGCTCAAAGCCATCAAGGCTGCTGGTTCCACCGATTCCGCCAAGGTAAAAGCCGAGCTGATGAAACTGGATTTCCAGGGCGTATCCAAGCACGTGAAGTTCAGAGCCAACGGTGATTCCGGCTCCTCCTACATTGCTTTCAAGGTTGAGGGCGACAAGTTTGTTCCCTATTGGGAACCTGTCAACGGCCTGATTAAGTAG
- a CDS encoding cytochrome c3 family protein, with protein MEEKKSTRFITAIIIAALFLFAPVSGFSGQGREKINLDGGKIGTVAFNHHLHQTLVGDCMVCHKSFPQKEGALNAAKAAGELKKKQVMNKTCLKCHKAKKKAGEKHGPTSCKACHKK; from the coding sequence ATGGAAGAGAAAAAGAGTACCCGATTCATCACCGCGATTATCATTGCCGCCCTATTCCTCTTTGCCCCGGTTTCAGGGTTCTCCGGCCAGGGACGGGAAAAAATAAACCTGGACGGCGGAAAAATAGGGACCGTGGCCTTTAACCACCACCTTCACCAGACCCTCGTCGGGGACTGCATGGTCTGCCATAAAAGCTTCCCCCAGAAAGAAGGCGCCCTAAATGCGGCTAAAGCCGCCGGTGAACTCAAGAAAAAACAGGTCATGAACAAAACCTGCCTCAAATGCCACAAGGCAAAGAAAAAAGCCGGTGAAAAGCACGGGCCCACAAGCTGCAAGGCCTGCCATAAGAAATGA
- a CDS encoding flavodoxin family protein, whose translation MKILCLQGSARKKGNTAQALKWAEEELTAMGHEVENIYLTAKELKGCLGCAACKKKPEEVGCVQKDDIPGILEKMVDAQAVIFASPLYFWGVTAQLKAVIDRTYSLYTRYHEPGHASLVEGQRQALLMTGAGPWDNNAEAAFTAFSRIQKPHKSVHPGDLFLDKCTTPGDMDDQIKGKVAAFARQLVEK comes from the coding sequence ATGAAAATCCTATGCCTCCAGGGCAGCGCTAGAAAAAAAGGGAACACAGCACAGGCATTAAAATGGGCGGAAGAAGAACTCACGGCCATGGGCCATGAGGTTGAAAACATCTACCTGACGGCCAAAGAACTGAAAGGGTGCCTTGGCTGCGCCGCATGTAAAAAGAAACCTGAAGAAGTCGGCTGCGTACAAAAGGACGACATCCCCGGCATCCTTGAGAAAATGGTTGACGCCCAGGCTGTGATCTTTGCCTCTCCCCTTTATTTCTGGGGGGTGACGGCCCAGCTGAAAGCCGTCATCGACCGAACCTACAGCCTCTACACCCGCTACCATGAACCCGGCCATGCCTCCCTGGTGGAGGGACAGCGCCAGGCCCTGCTCATGACCGGTGCCGGCCCCTGGGACAACAATGCAGAGGCGGCATTCACCGCATTTTCAAGAATTCAAAAGCCCCACAAGTCTGTCCACCCCGGCGACCTGTTCCTGGACAAATGCACCACACCTGGGGATATGGACGACCAGATCAAAGGCAAGGTTGCCGCTTTTGCCCGCCAACTTGTTGAAAAATAA
- the livM gene encoding high-affinity branched-chain amino acid ABC transporter permease LivM: protein MIQEFKKVWKPFVIGMLWLLGLLWPMLGVHPDGTLTFQKTFTVWSYIAAGALVCLIIYVMKASGTLTVVTDPLTKAGQGVKRSATALPTWVWIVILLVFCCIYPQFAGRYGTDVAINVLLYICLGLGLNVVVGLAGMLDLGYIAFYGVGAYTYAILNTVYGLAFWVCLPFAGIFACIAGCIVGYPTLRMRGDYLAIVTLGFGEIIRIILNNWMELTNGPNGILGIDRIGWFRFVFENGVSFETIWVKKLQLFYYFALGLAIFTAIGVNRLNFSRIGRAWESIREDETAAELMGVNTFIYKLLAYATGAFFAGLAGAFFAARMKFVSPESFTFLESAMVLCMVVLGGMGSIPGIILGVIALIALPEVFREFESYRMLIFGSTMIIMMLFRPAGLIPAKRVGQRSEEKEG from the coding sequence ATGATACAAGAGTTTAAAAAAGTCTGGAAACCGTTTGTCATCGGCATGCTCTGGCTGCTGGGCCTGCTGTGGCCCATGCTGGGCGTTCACCCCGACGGCACCCTGACTTTCCAGAAAACCTTTACGGTGTGGAGTTATATTGCGGCGGGCGCCCTTGTCTGCCTGATAATTTACGTGATGAAGGCCAGCGGCACCCTGACCGTTGTCACCGATCCCCTGACAAAGGCGGGGCAAGGTGTTAAACGATCGGCCACGGCCCTGCCCACCTGGGTGTGGATCGTCATCCTTCTGGTATTCTGCTGCATATATCCACAGTTTGCGGGGCGGTACGGGACGGATGTGGCCATCAACGTGCTGCTGTATATCTGCCTGGGCCTGGGCCTGAATGTGGTGGTCGGCCTGGCCGGCATGCTGGACCTGGGGTATATTGCCTTTTACGGTGTGGGGGCGTACACCTATGCCATTTTAAATACCGTGTACGGCCTGGCCTTCTGGGTCTGTCTGCCCTTTGCCGGTATTTTTGCCTGCATTGCCGGCTGCATTGTCGGGTATCCGACCCTGAGGATGCGCGGCGATTACCTGGCCATTGTCACCCTGGGGTTCGGGGAGATCATCCGGATCATTCTCAACAACTGGATGGAATTGACCAACGGCCCCAACGGCATCCTGGGAATAGACCGCATCGGCTGGTTCCGTTTTGTATTTGAAAACGGGGTCTCATTTGAAACCATATGGGTGAAAAAGCTTCAGCTCTTCTACTATTTTGCCTTGGGCCTGGCTATTTTTACGGCCATCGGGGTAAACCGGCTCAATTTCTCCCGCATCGGCCGGGCCTGGGAATCCATCCGGGAGGATGAGACGGCGGCTGAACTCATGGGGGTGAACACCTTTATCTACAAGCTGCTGGCCTATGCCACAGGTGCCTTTTTTGCAGGCCTTGCCGGCGCGTTCTTTGCGGCCCGGATGAAATTTGTCTCCCCTGAAAGTTTTACCTTCCTGGAGTCGGCCATGGTGCTCTGCATGGTGGTCCTGGGCGGTATGGGGTCCATACCGGGGATTATCCTGGGGGTTATCGCACTTATTGCCCTGCCTGAAGTGTTCCGTGAATTTGAATCCTACCGAATGCTGATATTCGGATCCACCATGATCATTATGATGCTGTTCAGGCCGGCCGGCCTGATTCCTGCCAAGCGCGTGGGCCAGCGATCCGAAGAAAAGGAGGGCTAA
- a CDS encoding ABC transporter ATP-binding protein, whose protein sequence is MSDQPIIEMKNVHSGYGSIKALKGVSMKVMPGEIVAMIGANGAGKSTTLMTICGIVAAEKGEVWYDGKVINKVSPEKLPTMGLCQVPEGRRIFPRLSVEENLILGAFYRNDNDGINKDIQHAYDLFPILGERRRQEGGTLSGGEQQMLAIARALMAKPKVLLLDEPSLGLAPIIIQQIFDIIADINREDGTTILLVEQNANLALQAATRGYVMETGEITLEDNAKSLLENPKIREAYLGE, encoded by the coding sequence ATGAGTGACCAGCCGATTATAGAAATGAAAAACGTCCATTCCGGGTATGGGTCCATCAAAGCCCTCAAAGGGGTTTCCATGAAAGTCATGCCCGGGGAAATTGTTGCCATGATCGGGGCCAACGGGGCCGGGAAATCCACGACCCTGATGACCATCTGCGGTATTGTGGCAGCTGAAAAGGGCGAGGTCTGGTACGACGGAAAGGTGATCAATAAGGTTTCCCCTGAAAAACTGCCCACCATGGGACTCTGCCAGGTGCCGGAGGGACGGCGGATCTTTCCCCGGCTGTCCGTTGAAGAAAACCTGATTCTGGGCGCCTTTTACCGTAATGACAACGACGGCATCAACAAGGATATCCAGCATGCCTATGATCTTTTTCCCATCCTCGGTGAACGGCGCCGGCAGGAGGGGGGCACCCTCTCCGGGGGCGAGCAGCAGATGCTGGCCATTGCCCGGGCACTGATGGCCAAGCCCAAGGTGCTGCTGCTGGATGAACCCTCCCTGGGGCTTGCCCCCATTATCATTCAGCAGATTTTCGATATCATTGCCGATATCAACCGGGAGGACGGCACCACCATCCTTCTGGTGGAGCAGAATGCCAACCTGGCGCTGCAGGCCGCCACCCGGGGCTATGTCATGGAAACCGGGGAAATTACCCTGGAGGACAATGCCAAATCCCTGCTGGAAAATCCAAAGATCCGGGAGGCTTATCTGGGAGAATAA
- a CDS encoding PLDc N-terminal domain-containing protein, which produces MDNSLATFLLFHLGTIVVGILVLSALGHMVYQRREPTSMIAWLLAIILLPYVAVPLYFIFRSRKLKRKVKSQFILACKGEVPESKADSLDLVLRNNGIAGATTGNSFNFYPDGIRAHNVLMDHIRAAEKQILISTYVFGSDVVARSIISTLARKAAQGVDVRLLIDSIGSLPLYLFQYPLKRFRKAGGKVAFYMPLLTRPFQNYINLRNHRKIFIFDDTTVMAGGMNLSKEYLGPIYKKKRWIDILFEIRGPAVFHYREIFTQDWNHSSKALLELPKRLPEPAGNTGIQVVPSGPDIPSDALYEALLSAIFGAKERIWIVTPYFVPDKSLLQALIIARHRRVDVKLITPASSNHLIADLGRSSFMRDVDAKGIEVHLYQDGMIHAKAILIDSQGMMMGSANFDQRSLFLNYEAVSFIYGEEAVSGCETWMRGLMARCKGEMATAGRWRRMGENLMRIFAPLL; this is translated from the coding sequence ATGGACAACAGCCTGGCAACCTTTTTATTATTTCACCTGGGCACCATTGTTGTGGGGATTCTCGTTCTCAGCGCCCTGGGACATATGGTTTACCAGCGCCGGGAACCCACCTCCATGATCGCCTGGCTACTGGCCATTATCCTCCTGCCCTATGTTGCCGTTCCCCTGTACTTCATCTTCAGAAGCCGCAAACTGAAACGAAAGGTCAAATCCCAGTTCATACTGGCCTGCAAAGGCGAGGTGCCGGAGTCCAAGGCCGACAGCCTGGATCTGGTTCTAAGGAATAACGGGATTGCCGGGGCCACAACCGGCAATTCCTTTAATTTTTATCCCGACGGAATCAGGGCCCACAATGTCCTCATGGACCATATCCGGGCCGCTGAAAAACAGATCCTCATTTCAACCTATGTATTCGGTTCCGACGTGGTCGCCCGGTCCATCATCTCCACCCTGGCCCGGAAAGCGGCACAGGGGGTCGATGTCCGACTGCTCATCGACAGCATCGGTTCCCTGCCCCTTTATCTGTTTCAATACCCTTTAAAACGGTTCAGGAAAGCCGGCGGCAAAGTGGCGTTCTACATGCCCCTGCTCACCCGCCCCTTCCAGAATTATATCAACCTGAGAAACCACAGAAAAATCTTCATCTTTGACGACACCACGGTAATGGCAGGCGGGATGAACCTGTCCAAGGAATACCTGGGGCCGATATATAAAAAAAAAAGATGGATCGATATTCTCTTTGAAATCCGGGGACCGGCGGTGTTCCATTACCGGGAAATCTTCACCCAGGACTGGAACCACAGCTCAAAAGCCCTGCTGGAGCTGCCCAAACGCCTGCCGGAACCCGCCGGCAACACCGGCATCCAGGTGGTGCCCTCGGGCCCGGATATCCCGAGTGACGCCCTGTACGAAGCCCTGCTTTCAGCCATTTTCGGGGCCAAAGAGCGAATATGGATCGTCACCCCCTATTTTGTACCGGACAAAAGCCTGCTCCAGGCCCTGATCATTGCCAGGCACCGGCGGGTGGATGTCAAGCTGATCACCCCTGCCAGCTCCAACCACCTCATCGCCGACCTTGGCCGCTCCTCCTTCATGCGGGACGTGGATGCCAAGGGCATTGAAGTCCATCTTTACCAGGACGGGATGATCCATGCCAAGGCCATCCTCATCGACAGCCAGGGCATGATGATGGGATCGGCCAATTTTGACCAGCGCAGCCTCTTTCTCAACTACGAGGCCGTCAGCTTCATCTACGGAGAAGAAGCCGTATCCGGCTGCGAAACCTGGATGCGGGGACTGATGGCCCGGTGTAAAGGGGAAATGGCAACCGCCGGCCGGTGGCGGCGGATGGGCGAAAACCTTATGCGCATATTTGCGCCGCTGTTATAG
- a CDS encoding diguanylate cyclase, protein MGSEIFKNRNLILEHLMDQADIGYIEINMDFSITLWSRGAGTLLGHTAQEALGKRLDKIMAVDKKALTDNEGTGDIRIFHMDRHNTPLQYQVHYNSIIGTRGEKAGTALLVKEIIDTRDECYQSSLRAGTNSMEDILGFAPVGIFHAALDGNLTMANSEYAWMLGYESTDYLVQAVNDFAGQVFYDEKHAEDFMFLLMEAERVARFRCRLKRKNGSFIWALCFAMLTFDASGRADGFNGYAIDIGETVKAETALQKANEELMRLSVIDGLTQIANRRQFDAHLNMEWKGHINTKKPLSVILCDIDYFKIYNDTYGHQAGDECLKKVAGAIDDCARLAGGLAARYGGEEFGIILPGTSKTAAAEVAENIRAGVLALGIAHNGSRANANVTLSLGIATTIPRKEASDMGLLADADAALYLAKEQGRNRWVSG, encoded by the coding sequence ATGGGAAGCGAAATTTTTAAAAATCGAAATCTGATCCTGGAACATTTGATGGACCAGGCCGATATCGGATATATTGAAATCAATATGGATTTTTCCATTACCCTGTGGAGCAGGGGGGCAGGGACCCTGCTGGGCCACACTGCCCAAGAGGCCTTGGGGAAGAGGCTTGATAAGATTATGGCGGTGGATAAGAAAGCCCTGACTGACAATGAGGGCACCGGCGATATCCGGATTTTTCATATGGATCGCCACAATACCCCGCTTCAATACCAGGTCCATTACAATTCCATTATCGGGACCAGGGGAGAAAAGGCCGGCACCGCACTGCTGGTCAAAGAGATCATTGATACCCGGGACGAATGCTACCAGTCCAGCCTCAGGGCCGGTACCAATTCAATGGAGGATATCCTCGGATTTGCGCCGGTGGGTATTTTCCATGCCGCACTGGACGGCAACCTGACCATGGCCAATTCCGAATATGCATGGATGCTGGGATATGAATCCACTGACTACCTGGTCCAGGCGGTGAATGATTTTGCCGGACAGGTCTTTTACGACGAAAAACATGCCGAGGATTTCATGTTCCTCCTCATGGAGGCGGAACGGGTTGCACGGTTCCGCTGCCGGCTGAAGCGCAAAAACGGTTCCTTTATCTGGGCGCTCTGCTTTGCCATGCTCACCTTTGATGCATCTGGCAGGGCCGACGGATTCAATGGATATGCCATTGATATCGGGGAAACAGTTAAGGCTGAAACCGCCCTCCAAAAAGCCAATGAAGAGCTGATGCGTCTTTCGGTGATAGACGGTCTGACCCAGATTGCCAACCGCAGGCAGTTTGACGCCCACCTCAATATGGAATGGAAGGGGCATATCAATACAAAGAAGCCCCTTTCGGTGATTCTCTGCGACATTGACTATTTTAAAATCTATAACGACACCTACGGCCACCAGGCCGGGGACGAATGCCTGAAGAAGGTGGCCGGCGCCATTGACGACTGTGCCAGACTGGCCGGGGGACTGGCCGCACGGTACGGCGGAGAAGAGTTCGGTATTATCCTGCCGGGAACCAGCAAAACTGCTGCCGCTGAAGTCGCGGAAAATATCAGAGCCGGGGTCCTGGCCCTGGGGATTGCCCATAATGGATCCCGGGCCAATGCCAATGTCACCCTGAGCCTGGGCATTGCCACGACAATTCCCAGGAAAGAGGCCTCGGACATGGGCCTGCTGGCCGATGCCGATGCGGCCCTCTATCTGGCCAAGGAGCAGGGGCGGAATCGGTGGGTCAGCGGATAA
- a CDS encoding endonuclease/exonuclease/phosphatase family protein has product MLIPAAPLVQSPVFFENAVIPDNFGIICWNIHKENLRTGFLDRILKWKSDFGLDLILLQEARFSDAIPSVGGFPYAAAANMRLPRHYSGVITAANADPRSTRFHMTLAKEPIIFTPKNALITIYRFKNKATLMVVNIHAINFRSLAWYQWELARLFDLLRAYRGAMIVAGDFNCWRRSREKILDHFIDLLGLVLARPEKQRHIKKFFGFHLDRIYYRGLAPQSVQALKCKDLSDHNPIIARFELEHSETTPQI; this is encoded by the coding sequence ATGCTGATTCCGGCCGCCCCCCTGGTCCAGTCCCCTGTATTCTTTGAGAATGCTGTCATACCGGACAACTTCGGGATCATCTGCTGGAATATTCATAAGGAAAACCTGCGGACCGGATTCCTGGACCGGATTCTCAAATGGAAATCGGATTTCGGCCTGGACCTGATCCTGCTCCAGGAGGCCCGGTTTTCAGATGCCATCCCCTCGGTGGGCGGTTTCCCCTATGCCGCCGCCGCAAATATGCGGCTGCCCAGGCACTATTCAGGAGTGATCACTGCCGCCAATGCAGATCCAAGGTCCACCCGGTTCCACATGACACTGGCCAAGGAGCCCATCATTTTCACCCCCAAAAACGCCCTGATCACCATCTACCGGTTTAAAAACAAGGCCACCCTCATGGTGGTGAATATCCACGCCATCAACTTCCGTTCCCTGGCATGGTACCAATGGGAGCTTGCCAGGCTGTTCGACCTGCTCAGGGCCTACCGGGGCGCCATGATAGTGGCCGGGGACTTCAACTGCTGGCGGAGATCCAGGGAAAAAATTCTCGACCATTTCATCGACCTGCTGGGCCTGGTCCTGGCCCGCCCGGAAAAACAGCGCCACATTAAAAAATTCTTTGGGTTCCACCTGGACCGTATCTATTACCGCGGCCTGGCCCCGCAAAGCGTCCAGGCCCTGAAATGCAAAGACCTCTCCGACCACAACCCCATCATTGCCCGGTTTGAATTAGAACACAGTGAAACCACCCCACAAATTTAA
- a CDS encoding pyridoxamine 5'-phosphate oxidase family protein has protein sequence MFRKMRRKDKRLSREQALEVLEAGEEGVLATVGEDGYPYAVPLNYVFHNGAVYFHCAPFGHKIDNMAFNPKVSFCVTSGTGIIAEEFSTRYKSAVIFGRAQEVLGDDKIDGLRALVKRLAPDHLPAGEDYIQRDLRKTRVFKIVVEQISGKTAH, from the coding sequence ATGTTCAGAAAGATGAGAAGAAAAGATAAACGGCTGTCCAGGGAACAGGCCCTTGAGGTTCTGGAGGCAGGTGAGGAAGGGGTTCTGGCCACGGTTGGCGAAGACGGTTATCCCTATGCGGTTCCCCTCAATTATGTATTTCACAATGGGGCCGTCTATTTTCACTGCGCCCCGTTCGGCCATAAGATCGACAATATGGCCTTTAACCCCAAGGTCTCTTTCTGCGTCACCTCCGGCACCGGAATTATTGCCGAGGAATTCAGTACCCGGTATAAAAGCGCGGTGATTTTCGGCAGGGCCCAGGAGGTGCTGGGAGATGATAAAATCGACGGGCTCCGGGCTTTGGTCAAGCGGCTGGCGCCGGACCACCTGCCTGCAGGCGAGGACTATATTCAACGGGACCTGAGAAAAACCCGGGTGTTCAAGATTGTTGTCGAACAGATATCCGGGAAAACCGCCCATTGA
- a CDS encoding YaaA family protein — protein sequence MKLILSPTKTMDMGEPDLGGLSPGHPEFAKDAERLVRMLTTMDRAGLKKVFKTSDSLTLKVQEMIEGFDRAPASPALFAFRGEAFKTLAPDDFTREQMRYAQENLRILSGLYGALCPLDLIKPYRLDFNTPLKPGGTGMKPFWKKRLIPWFESLLAPGEWLINLASDEYASVLNSEKLKQRTITLQFREANEGQLKNVTVRAKQARGCVARHIIKKALADPAPLKQASIAGYTYSRTHSSEQEWFFIR from the coding sequence ATGAAACTGATCCTCTCTCCCACCAAAACAATGGATATGGGGGAACCGGACCTGGGGGGATTATCCCCCGGCCACCCGGAATTCGCGAAGGATGCAGAGCGCCTGGTCCGGATGCTCACCACCATGGACCGGGCCGGCCTGAAAAAAGTATTTAAAACCAGCGACAGCCTCACCCTCAAGGTCCAGGAGATGATAGAGGGGTTTGACCGCGCCCCGGCCAGCCCGGCCCTGTTCGCCTTCCGGGGGGAGGCTTTCAAAACCCTGGCCCCGGATGACTTCACCAGGGAGCAGATGCGCTACGCCCAGGAAAACCTGAGGATTCTCTCGGGCCTTTACGGTGCCCTCTGCCCCCTGGACCTGATAAAACCCTACCGTCTGGATTTCAATACCCCGCTGAAACCCGGCGGCACCGGCATGAAACCCTTCTGGAAAAAACGGCTGATTCCCTGGTTCGAATCCCTGCTGGCCCCCGGTGAATGGCTGATTAACCTGGCATCGGATGAATATGCCTCGGTGCTGAACTCAGAAAAGTTAAAACAAAGGACGATCACCCTTCAGTTCAGGGAAGCGAATGAAGGACAACTGAAGAATGTCACGGTGCGGGCCAAACAGGCCAGGGGATGCGTTGCCAGGCACATTATCAAAAAGGCGCTGGCAGACCCGGCGCCCCTGAAGCAGGCGTCCATAGCAGGCTATACCTATTCCCGTACCCATTCATCAGAGCAGGAGTGGTTTTTTATCCGCTGA
- a CDS encoding lipid-binding SYLF domain-containing protein: MKKFILPLIVLLVAVFTVAPAFAEPYSKTLSVFKKAPTVQPFFKNCYGYAVFPTVGKGGFIIGGSYGEGRVYKLGTVTGVVKLIKGSIGFQFGGQAFSQIIFFQDQRAYKEFTSGSFEFDGSASAVAVTAGAQAKAGTEGGTAGASAGPATGVQADIPYYKGMAVFIHAKGGLMIEASIGGQKFEFTPL; the protein is encoded by the coding sequence ATGAAAAAATTCATTTTGCCGCTTATCGTTCTTTTGGTCGCAGTGTTCACGGTTGCACCTGCCTTTGCCGAGCCTTACAGCAAAACCCTTTCCGTTTTTAAAAAAGCGCCAACCGTACAGCCCTTTTTCAAGAATTGTTACGGATATGCCGTTTTCCCCACGGTGGGCAAAGGCGGTTTCATCATCGGCGGCTCCTATGGCGAGGGCCGGGTATACAAACTCGGCACCGTCACCGGCGTGGTCAAACTGATCAAGGGGAGCATCGGATTCCAGTTCGGGGGCCAGGCCTTTTCACAGATCATCTTCTTCCAGGACCAGCGGGCCTATAAGGAATTCACCAGCGGCAGTTTTGAATTCGACGGGTCCGCATCCGCCGTGGCCGTCACCGCCGGCGCCCAGGCCAAAGCCGGCACCGAAGGGGGAACGGCCGGCGCCAGTGCCGGACCCGCCACAGGGGTCCAGGCTGACATCCCCTATTACAAAGGGATGGCCGTATTTATCCACGCCAAGGGCGGACTCATGATTGAGGCCTCCATCGGCGGCCAGAAATTTGAATTCACCCCCCTGTAA